The proteins below come from a single Acidovorax sp. NCPPB 4044 genomic window:
- the trxA gene encoding thioredoxin TrxA: MASELIKHISDASFESDVLQPGSTVLVDYWAEWCGPCKMIAPILDEVAGAYQGKLTVAKMNVDENREVPAKFGIRGIPTLMLFKNGQLAATKVGAMSKAQLTAFIDQQLA; the protein is encoded by the coding sequence ATGGCCAGCGAACTGATCAAACATATCTCCGACGCCAGCTTCGAATCCGACGTGCTCCAACCCGGCAGCACGGTGCTGGTGGATTACTGGGCCGAATGGTGCGGCCCTTGCAAGATGATTGCCCCCATCCTGGATGAAGTGGCAGGCGCTTATCAAGGCAAACTCACCGTGGCCAAGATGAATGTGGACGAAAACCGTGAAGTGCCCGCTAAATTCGGAATCCGCGGCATCCCGACGCTGATGCTGTTCAAGAACGGCCAACTGGCCGCCACCAAGGTCGGCGCGATGAGCAAGGCCCAATTGACGGCCTTCATCGATCAGCAACTCGCCTGA